A single genomic interval of Asterias amurensis chromosome 1, ASM3211899v1 harbors:
- the LOC139949516 gene encoding uncharacterized protein isoform X1, whose protein sequence is MGGKMSKKNKSYNMATGGQDEVGGGSPVDENGSTPAGGEVTVTGLKKTGETPAAAVENAQSESPAAAEETKTEEPAAVASTPAETKDTTEESKDTTPAESTLATGEETRQTEEPAAAETQSEVEPPKTESTEAPEPVESTENVAPEPVESKEMAPEPVESKEEAAPEPVESKEVVAPEPVESKEEVAPEPVVENKEEVAPEPVVENKEEVAPEPVETKADVAPEPVEDKPEAAPEPVESKEEAAPVPIEVAPEPVESKEEVAPEPEPVETKEEVAPEPAESKVEAAPEPEENRQEDAAPQEEKAIESPEVAPAPEEVKTEEVQETPQEPAEVQSEPEASKTVDEQTPEQADESLTVTEPKEEPVAAAAETTDTTQEEKPEVEAAPVEPSPASEPEAVKEEKPEAEAAPVESSPASEPEAVKEEKPEVEAAPVEPSPASEPEAVKEEPKDETPAPEAEVKTESPAEVEPETETKTPEEVPAAADETKEEEVAKEEEAVEPTPAADDVAPAAELTPAEAVPEETPAEPSPPAEEPKTEEPEVDAAGDAPAAAEPEAEVTNGIGPGGDEAAEEETKPEESSSLKQEVAAAAAETNGTDVVEVAE, encoded by the exons AGTGAAAGTCCGGCAGCAGCCGAAGAGACCAAGACAGAGGAACCTGCTGCTGTAGCCTCCACTCCAGCAGAGACTAAAGACACTACTGAAGAAAGTAAAGACACAACTCCAGCTGAATCCACATTAGCCACTGGTGAAGAGACTAGGCAAACAGAGGAACCGGCCGCAGCTGAAACACAG TCTGAAGTAGAACCCCCCAAAACAGAATCAACAGAGGCCCCTGAGCCAGTAGAAAGCACAGAAAATGTAGCCCCTGAACCAGTAGAAAGCAAAGAAATGGCTCCTGAACCAGTGGAAAGCAAAGAAGAGGCTGCTCCTGAACCTGTAGAAAGCAAAGAAGTGGTAGCCCCTGAACCTGTAGAAAGCAAAGAAGAGGTAGCCCCTGAACCAGTAGTAGAAAACAAAGAAGAGGTTGCCCCTGAACCAGTAGTAGAAAACAAAGAAGAGGTTGCCCCTGAACCAGTAGAAACAAAAGCAGACGTGGCCCCTGAACCTGTAGAAGACAAACCAGAAGCAGCTCCTGAACCAGTAGAAAGCAAGGAAGAGGCAGCCCCTGTACCAATAGAGGTGGCCCCTGAACCAGTGGAAAGCAAAGAAGAAGTGGCCCCTGAACCAGAACCAGTAGAAACCAAAGAAGAGGTGGCCCCTGAACCAGCAGAAAGCAAGGTTGAAGCAGCCCCAGAACCTGAAGAGAACAGACAAGAGGATGCAGCACCACAA GAAGAGAAGGCGATAGAGAGTCCTGAGGTAGCACCTGCACCAGAAGAAGTTAAAACAGAAGAGGTCCAAGAAACACCACAA GAACCAGCCGAAGTGCAATCTGAGCCAGAAGCCAGCAAAACAGTAGATGAACAAACCCCAGAACAA GCTGACGAGTCCTTGACAGTTACTGAGCCCAAGGAGGAGCCGGTTGCGGCTGCAGCGGAGACTACAGACACAACACAA GAAGAAAAACCTGAAGTTGAAGCCGCCCCTGTTGAGCCATCACCAGCTAGTGAACCTGAAGCTGTCAAA GAAGAGAAACCCGAAGCTGAAGCCGCCCCCGTTGAGTCGTCTCCAGCAAGTGAACCTGAAGCTGTCAAA GAAGAGAAACCTGAAGTTGAAGCCGCCCCTGTTGAGCCATCACCAGCTAGCGAACCTGAAGCTGTCAAA GAAGAACCCAAGGACGAAACACCAGCACCAGAGGCCGAGGTGAAAACAGAGAGCCCAGCCGAGGTCGAGCCGGAGACTGAAACCAAGACACCCGAGGAGGTACCAGCTGCTGCTGATGAAACCAAGGAAGAGGAGGTGGCAAAGGAAGAGGAGGCAGTAGAGCCGACACCCGCTGCTGATGATGTAGCCCCAGCTGCTGAGTTGACGCCGGCTGAG GCTGTACCAGAAGAAACACCTGCTGAACCCAGCCCACCAGCTGAGGAGCCTAAGACAGAGGAGCCCGAAGTAGACGCTGCTGGAGATGCACCAGCAGCAGCCGAGCCTGAGGCAGAGGTTACCAATGGCATCGGACCCGGTGGTGATGAGGCTGCTGAAGAGGAAACCAAGCCAGAGGAAAGCAGTTCTTTGAAACAGGAGGTGGCTGCAGCTGCAGCAGAGACCAACGGCACCGATGTAGTAGAGGTCGCAGAGTAA
- the LOC139949516 gene encoding uncharacterized protein isoform X2, whose product MEVDTKVQDTLNAIWGAIAALNRRVDTLEDKIKRKEEQNSESPAAAEETKTEEPAAVASTPAETKDTTEESKDTTPAESTLATGEETRQTEEPAAAETQSEVEPPKTESTEAPEPVESTENVAPEPVESKEMAPEPVESKEEAAPEPVESKEVVAPEPVESKEEVAPEPVVENKEEVAPEPVVENKEEVAPEPVETKADVAPEPVEDKPEAAPEPVESKEEAAPVPIEVAPEPVESKEEVAPEPEPVETKEEVAPEPAESKVEAAPEPEENRQEDAAPQEEKAIESPEVAPAPEEVKTEEVQETPQEPAEVQSEPEASKTVDEQTPEQADESLTVTEPKEEPVAAAAETTDTTQEEKPEVEAAPVEPSPASEPEAVKEEKPEAEAAPVESSPASEPEAVKEEKPEVEAAPVEPSPASEPEAVKEEPKDETPAPEAEVKTESPAEVEPETETKTPEEVPAAADETKEEEVAKEEEAVEPTPAADDVAPAAELTPAEAVPEETPAEPSPPAEEPKTEEPEVDAAGDAPAAAEPEAEVTNGIGPGGDEAAEEETKPEESSSLKQEVAAAAAETNGTDVVEVAE is encoded by the exons ATGGAGGTTGATACAAAAGTTCAGGATACTTTGAATGCTATCTGGGGCGCCATCGCTGCCTTGAACCGAAGAGTGGATACATTGGAGGATAAGATCAAGAGGAAAGAAGAGCAAAAT AGTGAAAGTCCGGCAGCAGCCGAAGAGACCAAGACAGAGGAACCTGCTGCTGTAGCCTCCACTCCAGCAGAGACTAAAGACACTACTGAAGAAAGTAAAGACACAACTCCAGCTGAATCCACATTAGCCACTGGTGAAGAGACTAGGCAAACAGAGGAACCGGCCGCAGCTGAAACACAG TCTGAAGTAGAACCCCCCAAAACAGAATCAACAGAGGCCCCTGAGCCAGTAGAAAGCACAGAAAATGTAGCCCCTGAACCAGTAGAAAGCAAAGAAATGGCTCCTGAACCAGTGGAAAGCAAAGAAGAGGCTGCTCCTGAACCTGTAGAAAGCAAAGAAGTGGTAGCCCCTGAACCTGTAGAAAGCAAAGAAGAGGTAGCCCCTGAACCAGTAGTAGAAAACAAAGAAGAGGTTGCCCCTGAACCAGTAGTAGAAAACAAAGAAGAGGTTGCCCCTGAACCAGTAGAAACAAAAGCAGACGTGGCCCCTGAACCTGTAGAAGACAAACCAGAAGCAGCTCCTGAACCAGTAGAAAGCAAGGAAGAGGCAGCCCCTGTACCAATAGAGGTGGCCCCTGAACCAGTGGAAAGCAAAGAAGAAGTGGCCCCTGAACCAGAACCAGTAGAAACCAAAGAAGAGGTGGCCCCTGAACCAGCAGAAAGCAAGGTTGAAGCAGCCCCAGAACCTGAAGAGAACAGACAAGAGGATGCAGCACCACAA GAAGAGAAGGCGATAGAGAGTCCTGAGGTAGCACCTGCACCAGAAGAAGTTAAAACAGAAGAGGTCCAAGAAACACCACAA GAACCAGCCGAAGTGCAATCTGAGCCAGAAGCCAGCAAAACAGTAGATGAACAAACCCCAGAACAA GCTGACGAGTCCTTGACAGTTACTGAGCCCAAGGAGGAGCCGGTTGCGGCTGCAGCGGAGACTACAGACACAACACAA GAAGAAAAACCTGAAGTTGAAGCCGCCCCTGTTGAGCCATCACCAGCTAGTGAACCTGAAGCTGTCAAA GAAGAGAAACCCGAAGCTGAAGCCGCCCCCGTTGAGTCGTCTCCAGCAAGTGAACCTGAAGCTGTCAAA GAAGAGAAACCTGAAGTTGAAGCCGCCCCTGTTGAGCCATCACCAGCTAGCGAACCTGAAGCTGTCAAA GAAGAACCCAAGGACGAAACACCAGCACCAGAGGCCGAGGTGAAAACAGAGAGCCCAGCCGAGGTCGAGCCGGAGACTGAAACCAAGACACCCGAGGAGGTACCAGCTGCTGCTGATGAAACCAAGGAAGAGGAGGTGGCAAAGGAAGAGGAGGCAGTAGAGCCGACACCCGCTGCTGATGATGTAGCCCCAGCTGCTGAGTTGACGCCGGCTGAG GCTGTACCAGAAGAAACACCTGCTGAACCCAGCCCACCAGCTGAGGAGCCTAAGACAGAGGAGCCCGAAGTAGACGCTGCTGGAGATGCACCAGCAGCAGCCGAGCCTGAGGCAGAGGTTACCAATGGCATCGGACCCGGTGGTGATGAGGCTGCTGAAGAGGAAACCAAGCCAGAGGAAAGCAGTTCTTTGAAACAGGAGGTGGCTGCAGCTGCAGCAGAGACCAACGGCACCGATGTAGTAGAGGTCGCAGAGTAA